One window from the genome of Nicotiana sylvestris chromosome 9, ASM39365v2, whole genome shotgun sequence encodes:
- the LOC104222275 gene encoding uncharacterized protein, whose translation MRRVRSQDRLQGFDPEPERTFHRRLREARDMNNIQALVQFPVDMAEEQLMVVQEVAMPSISNVTSSIVKPRITGHFELKQSMIQLLHANGQFMGLPHEDPQQHILNFLEISDTYITNGVTPDYVRFTLFPFSLLGEAKRWLKAEPANSITTWNDLAKKFLARFFPSGKTAKIRSEIVAFKQKAGESLYSTWERFKGLLRDCPHHNQTNEVLAHTFIEGLHFETKIVVDVATGGQVLEKSFDEIYALLNKFSKSNPDWQGDMGRHTVQKSAGVLELDVVSALSAQISTLTNQVNQMTMIINKQQAQSVKQVQIFSEVCGEGHVSNLCPSNPESVYFVGNANRGQTNQYGDTYNLNWRNHPNFSWGGNQGTQNQYRPQAPQQQYRPPQVEQQVSPTSHLEEILKKVMVEQQALSQKVMAGQQALATTVRNLEFQMGQLASAQNTRPAETLPSDTEPNPKAQVNAVTLRNGRALEEVPNKKKNTDHPEGELAPKPVKGNDKDDKGPKPVSETRLPPPFSQRLQKQKDDAKYKKFLDILSQVSVNLPLVEILQEVPKYAKYLRDTVANKRRHAEFETVELTEKV comes from the coding sequence ATGCGTAGGGTCAGAAGCCAGGACCGACTTCAAGGCTTTGATCCTGAACCTGAGAGAACATTTCACAGGAGGTTGAGGGAAGCAAGGGACATGAATAATATTCAGGCACTTGTTCAATTTCCTGTGGACATGGCAGAGGAGCAACTCATGGTTGTTCAGGAGGTGGCAATGCCCAGCATTTCTAATGTCACCTCCAGTATAGTGAAGCCCAGGATCACTGGGCACTTTGAGCTGAAACAGAGCATGATCCAGTTACTTCATGCAAACGGGCAATTTATGGGTCTTCCACACGAGGATCCACAACAGCATATTCTGAACTTCTTGGAGATTAGTGATACTTACATCACTAACGGGGTCACTCCAGATTATGTGAGGTTTACACTTTTTCCATTCTCTCTGTTGGGCGAGGCTAAGCGATGGCTAAAGGCAGAACCAGCTAATTCAATTACAACATGGAATGATTTGGCAAAAAAATTTCTGGCAAGGTTCTTCCCTTCAGGAAAAACTGCAAAGATCAGAAGTGAGATAGTTGCCTTCAAACAGAAAGCGGGAGAATCTTTATACTCAACTTGGGAAAGGTTCAAGGGGCTACTCAGAGACTGTCCTCATCACAATCAGACGAATGAAGTGTTAGCTCACACTTTCATAGAAGGGCTACATTTTGAAACAAAGATCGTGGTAGATGTTGCAACTGGGGGTCAAGTGTTGGAGAAAAGCTTTGACGAGATATATGCATTATTGAATAAATTCTCCAAGAGCAATCCGGATTGGCAAGGAGATATGGGCAGACACACAGTGCAAAAGTCTGCAGGGGTTCTTGAGTTAGATGTCGTCTCAGCATTATCAGCGCAGATCTCTACGCTGACCAACCAAGTCAATCAGATGACTATGATCATTAACAAGCAACAAGCCCAATCAGTGAAACAAGTTCAAATATTTTCTGAAGTATGTGGAGAGGGTCACGTGAGCAATCTATGCCCATCAAATCCAGAGTCGGTATATTTTGTGGGTAATGCAAATCGAGGCCAAACAAATCAGTATGGGGACACTTACAATCTCAACTGGAGGAACCACCCAaacttctcttggggtggaaaccAGGGTACTCAGAATCAATACAGGCCTCAAGCACCTCAACAGCAATATAGACCACCTCAGGTTGAACAACAAGTGAGTCCTACAAGTCACCTTGAAGAAATATTGAAAAAAGTGATGGTTGAACAACAAGCCCTATCTCAGAAAGTGATGGCTGGACAACAAGCCCTCGCCACAAcagtgagaaatttggagtttcAAATGGGACAGCTTGCTAGTGCTCAAAACACTAGGCCAGCTGAAACTCTTCCAAGTGATACTGAGCCCAATCCTAAAGCTCAAGTCAATGCGGTTACCTTGAGAAATGGAAGAGCACTAGAAGAAGTTCCaaataaaaagaagaatacaGATCATCCTGAAGGAGAATTAGCTCCCAAGCCAGTTAAGGGGAATGATAAAGATGATAAAGGACCCAAGCCAGTAAGTGAGACTAGGCTACCACCTCCGTTTTCACAAAGACTGCAGAAGCAAAAAGATGATGCTAAGTACAAGAAATTCCTAGATATTTTGAGCCAAGTGAGTGTGAATCTGCCTTTGGTGGAAATTTTGCAGGAAGTGCCTAAGTATGCAAAGTATCTCAGAGATACTGTGGCAAACAAACGAAGACATGCAGAGTTTGAAACAGTTGAACTTACTGAAAAAGTGTAG